One window from the genome of Salvelinus sp. IW2-2015 linkage group LG30, ASM291031v2, whole genome shotgun sequence encodes:
- the LOC111955365 gene encoding DNA-directed RNA polymerase III subunit RPC7-like isoform X1, translating into MPSLSASYLTNAFSNRLIPMAGRGRGRGRGQMTFNLEDVGIGRGDSLPPTTFKPSPLFPPMPVQPVPLQTGEEVEYMLALKQELRAATKTLPFYIRRAAPKRDVDRYSDKYQSGEPKDSTIEWSPDWSRLPKELCIKVRENRGKRPTPQVKRTKKPLVGKEEILIKLETLEKKEEAVNSEEEQDEEKKKTNEEEEQADEEDYEEDFEEDTDYIMSYFDNGEEFGGDSDDNMDEATY; encoded by the exons ATGCCGTCGTTGAGTGCTAGCTACCTAACGAACG CATTTAGCAACAGACTCATCCCCATGGCTGGAAGAGGCAGGGGTCGTGGAAGGGGACAGATGACCTTCAATCTGGAGGATGTGGGCATAGGAAGGGGGGACAGCCTGCCCCCCACCACCTTTAAGCCCTCACCCCTCTTCCCT CCCATGCCAGTCCAGCCTGTGCCCctgcagacaggagaggaggtggagtacATGCTTGCTTTGAAACAGGAGCTGAGGGCCGCCACCAAGACCCTGCCTTTCTACATCAGACGGGCTGCTCCCAAAAGAG ATGTCGATCGCTACTCTGATAAGTACCAGAGCGGAGAGCCCAAGGACAGCACCATCGAGTGGAGCCCAG ACTGGAGCAGATTGCCTAAAGAGCTTTGCATTAAAGTGAGAGAAAATCGGGGTAAAA GACCTACACCTCAAGTTAAACGGACAAAGAAACCTCTTGTAGGAAAAGAGGAGATTCTCATCAAGCTAGAG ACTCTCGAAAAGAAAGAAGAGGCGGTGAACTCTGAGGAAGAGCAGGACGAGGAGAAAAAGAAGACGAACGAGGAAGAAGAACAGGCAGATGAAGAGGACTATGAGGAAGACTTTGAAGAG GATACCGACTACATCATGTCTTACTTTGACAATGGAGAGGAGTTTGGAGGGGACAGTGACGACAACATGGACGAAGCCACCTACTGA
- the LOC111955365 gene encoding DNA-directed RNA polymerase III subunit RPC7-like isoform X2, translating to MAGRGRGRGRGQMTFNLEDVGIGRGDSLPPTTFKPSPLFPPMPVQPVPLQTGEEVEYMLALKQELRAATKTLPFYIRRAAPKRDVDRYSDKYQSGEPKDSTIEWSPDWSRLPKELCIKVRENRGKRPTPQVKRTKKPLVGKEEILIKLETLEKKEEAVNSEEEQDEEKKKTNEEEEQADEEDYEEDFEEDTDYIMSYFDNGEEFGGDSDDNMDEATY from the exons ATGGCTGGAAGAGGCAGGGGTCGTGGAAGGGGACAGATGACCTTCAATCTGGAGGATGTGGGCATAGGAAGGGGGGACAGCCTGCCCCCCACCACCTTTAAGCCCTCACCCCTCTTCCCT CCCATGCCAGTCCAGCCTGTGCCCctgcagacaggagaggaggtggagtacATGCTTGCTTTGAAACAGGAGCTGAGGGCCGCCACCAAGACCCTGCCTTTCTACATCAGACGGGCTGCTCCCAAAAGAG ATGTCGATCGCTACTCTGATAAGTACCAGAGCGGAGAGCCCAAGGACAGCACCATCGAGTGGAGCCCAG ACTGGAGCAGATTGCCTAAAGAGCTTTGCATTAAAGTGAGAGAAAATCGGGGTAAAA GACCTACACCTCAAGTTAAACGGACAAAGAAACCTCTTGTAGGAAAAGAGGAGATTCTCATCAAGCTAGAG ACTCTCGAAAAGAAAGAAGAGGCGGTGAACTCTGAGGAAGAGCAGGACGAGGAGAAAAAGAAGACGAACGAGGAAGAAGAACAGGCAGATGAAGAGGACTATGAGGAAGACTTTGAAGAG GATACCGACTACATCATGTCTTACTTTGACAATGGAGAGGAGTTTGGAGGGGACAGTGACGACAACATGGACGAAGCCACCTACTGA